The Paraburkholderia dioscoreae DNA window AAACAATGAACATGCAAGGTCATCCACCACTTTCCCGTAGTTTCTTCGGTTTCCTGATCGTCATCTTCGTCAGCGGTGTGCTTGCTGCATGCAGCGGCTCGGTCGATTCGAACACAGCGAAGCCTGCAACAACTCCAGCGGCAACCTATCGCGTCACAGGTACTGCGGCCTACGGCCGTCCGGTTGTCAGTCGGACCGTTCAGGCAGTAGATTCGACAGGTCGACTGTGCGCGCAAGCGACGACGTCGAGCAACGGTTCCTATACGATGGATACGAGCCGTTGCGCAGCAGGCGCAGCCGCCTTCTCGGTCGAGGGATACACCATACCCTCCGGTGTTTCGCTGATGGCCGTTGCCGTTCCTGTGCAGGGAACGCCCGTGATCAACGGCGTCGTCAATATCGATCCGCTGACGACCCTGATTGCCTACGCCTCCGCCGGCATGGTGACAAGCACCCCGGCCCCGGCTACCGCGGCGCAAGCGCTGGCCTTGCTGTCCAAAGTGACGAGCGCGCAATACCAGCGGGCGCGGTCGGACGTGCTGACGGCATCCTTGCTGCTGCTTCTGCAGAACACTTACGGTGTGCAGACGAGTGGATTCTCGGCAGGAGCCACGTCATTCGCCGCCGATGGTCAAGGCATCGATGCCTTCTTCGACGCCTATCCCTTAACGGCGCCGACCTCCGCGAGCGTGCAGATTGCGCCAGCGTCGGGCGCAGGGCTATCGGTTCGTGTTTCGTTGCCGACTACCCCGACCACGGGCTCGACCGGTTCAGGCGGTTCGACGGTAACCTCCAACGTTAGCTTCACGGTGGGCGGTCAGGTCTCCGGGCTATCGGGCGGCCCGATGACGTTGCTGCTCAATGGAGCCAATGCGTTGGTCGTGCCGGCCAACGGCGCCTTCAGATTCTCGACGCCGATCGCGAGCGCCTACACGGTCAGCGTGGGCAGTCAGCCTGCCGGCCAGACCTGCAGCGTGGGTCAGGGCACCGGCGTGGCCGCCACAGCCAACATAACCAATGTGGTTGTGAGTTGCTCGGCCAACAGCTACACCGTGGGCGCCAACGTTTCTGGTCTGGCGGGCGGGGCGCAGGTCGTGCTCCAGAACAACGGCGGCGATGCCACCACCGTCAGCAGCAATGGCAACGTCACCTTCGCCGGGCGAATCGCCTACAACGGCAGCTACAACGTCAGCGTCGCGACGCAGCCCAGCGGGCAGACGTGTACGGTTTCGAATGGCAGCGCCAGCGGTGTGTCCGCCAACGTCACTAATGTGAACGTCGTTTGCGCCATCGAAACTTACACCATCAGCGGCAGCGTGACGGATCTCAGCGGTACGCTCGTGCTGCAGAACAACGGCGCTGACTCGACCACCATCGCCAGCAACGGCAGTTTCTCCTTTGCCACGCCTGTGGCGTATGGCGGGAACTACAACGTGACGGTCGGCACCCAACCGACCAATCAGACATGCACTGTCACGAATGGTAGCGCCGGCGGTGTCACGGCTAACGTGAGCAACGTTGCGGTCCAATGCGTGGTAACGAGCCGGCCAATCTATATGTATGTGCCCGACTATAACAACGGGCAAATCCTGGGCTACACGATCGACACCGTCACAGGGGCACAGTCGACCATTCCGGGCAGCCCCTTTGCAGCCGGCGCGCAGGACCGCTGGATCACTGTGGACGCTAGCGGCACCTATGCTTTCGTTCCGAGTGAGAGTGCGAACACCCTGTCGGTGTATGGCATCAATCACAGCACAGGCGCATTGACGCAACTTCCGGGCAGTCCTTATCCGGTTGGCGCCACCCCGAATTCCGTCACCGTGAACCCGGCCGGCACACTGGTCTTTATTCCCAATGCAAACAGCAATACGGTTTCGGTTTTTAGCATCAACCGTAGCACGGGCGCGCTGACCCCAGTGCCCGGCAGCCCATTCGCAACAGACTCGGTACCGACCAAGGTGGCGATCAATCCGGCCGGTACCTTCGCTTTCGTGGCGGATCAGAACGGAACGGCGATTTCTGTCTATAGCATCGACGCAAGCACGGGCGCTTTGACACCGGTGGCCGGCAGCCCGTTTTCCAATGGCGGGAATCAGCCTATGGGCATCACGACCGATCCGTCAGGGACTCACGTGTACGCCACCAATGCTCAAGGCAACGTGACAGGCTTCAGCATCGATCAATCGACGGGAGTCCTGACCGCCATCGCTGGAAGTCCGTTTGCGATGGGCTACGCGTATCAGGATGGCGCATCGATGAACACCGCCTTCAATGCCTCAGGCACGCTTGCCTTCGTGGCGACCGGCCAGGACGGCGCTGTTTTAAGCTATAGCGTTGACGCCACCTCGGGTGCACTGACGCAGATTGCCGGCGATATCGATACGGTTGGCGGCGGCGGTGCTGTCTTTGTCACGCTCGATCCAACAGGCACGTTGCTGTTCGAGGCAAATTTCATCCACATCACCGTGGGTATCAAGCAGATCAATCAGACCACCGGTGCGTTGACCGATATTCCTGGTAGCCCGTTCGGGGTCGGCGCGCGGCCTTACGATATCGCGATCGTGCAGCCTTGACGGCGTCGTGCGATAGACAAACATTGACGGCGGTTCTCTCGTTCCTGATCTGAAAGGTGTTCTGGAAGAGCAATATCAATGCCATGTATTCGATGAGTGTCTTTCCGGCCATGTGAAAAATTTGGGCGGTCACCGATTTAATCTTTGCGCAAACGCCAGTCATCGACAAATATGTATGAGTCAGACTGGCTCTTGCGTGAGGCCGATGACGGCAGCTTTCTCGCCGGGCATCGCGACATTGCCGGGGTCTATTTCGCTCATGGCAACAGTAACCTTGACGTAGACGGTCTTGTCACCAATGCGGCGGCAACGGCCTACGTCCTGACTCGCACCGGCAAACTGAATCTCGATGCGTATTCCGGCGGCGCGTACTGGACACACTACGGCCCGACCGGCTGGTACGTCGACGCAGCGTTTCAGGGCACGTCCTATCAGGGCGAGGCGACCACGCAATCCGCCCGGTTGCCGACCACGGGCAATGGTTTCGTCACGTCGGTGGAAGCCGGTTACCCCGTACCGTTGCCGCTCGGACCGGGTTTTGTGCTGGAACCGCAGATCCAGGTCATCGACGATGTTCAGCGCGGATGAGGTGCCATTGGAAGAAGAAGCTACGCGGCTGGAATTCGCGGCCGGTGTCACGGCGAAGATGAGCCTGTGTCTGAGCTTCTATGCCCAGGCGGGCTACCAAGTTCGCGGTGGGCGGCTCGGACGGAGGGGGCGGCGTCAGGGCGTGCAGGGCGATCTGGGCCTTCGGTACGCCTGGTGATTCTGTGTTGTTTGCGATCGGTCAGCATCGAGGCACCTCATGATTGATCCGCCGGCCACGAACGGCCGGTGAGGGCAGCTAGACGTTCAATGTCGGCGAACGCCCAGCCGCAACAACCTCGAGCGCGGCTGTTCGACGTGGCGTGATCTTACCGGAATATGTCATTCACGCCGCTAGCTGATCGTGCATGAGACCCGGACAATGCGTTGCAACCCTACACGCAGAAGGAGATTCACATGTCCCCGGTCTCGACCGTTCCACCCGCCGACAGCGCTGCCGCACTCGCTCACTTCAGTACCCTGTTGTCGTTCGAAACCGATTGCGCCGATGTGCAAGCCGCACTCGAAAGTGCCGATCCGCTTTCCGTCGACTTCGTATTGCTCGACGTGCGTAGTCCCGCACTTTTCGCACGCGGCCACGTGCCGGGCGCAGTGAACCTTCTGCACGGCAAGATCGTGGCGTCGAAGCTTGCCGGGTATTCGCCCGATACGCTCTTCGTCACTTACTGCGCGGGCCCTCACTGTAACGGCGCGACGCGTGCCGCAATCAAACTTGCCCAATTAGGCCGCCCGGTCAAGGTAATGATCGG harbors:
- a CDS encoding beta-propeller fold lactonase family protein — encoded protein: MNMQGHPPLSRSFFGFLIVIFVSGVLAACSGSVDSNTAKPATTPAATYRVTGTAAYGRPVVSRTVQAVDSTGRLCAQATTSSNGSYTMDTSRCAAGAAAFSVEGYTIPSGVSLMAVAVPVQGTPVINGVVNIDPLTTLIAYASAGMVTSTPAPATAAQALALLSKVTSAQYQRARSDVLTASLLLLLQNTYGVQTSGFSAGATSFAADGQGIDAFFDAYPLTAPTSASVQIAPASGAGLSVRVSLPTTPTTGSTGSGGSTVTSNVSFTVGGQVSGLSGGPMTLLLNGANALVVPANGAFRFSTPIASAYTVSVGSQPAGQTCSVGQGTGVAATANITNVVVSCSANSYTVGANVSGLAGGAQVVLQNNGGDATTVSSNGNVTFAGRIAYNGSYNVSVATQPSGQTCTVSNGSASGVSANVTNVNVVCAIETYTISGSVTDLSGTLVLQNNGADSTTIASNGSFSFATPVAYGGNYNVTVGTQPTNQTCTVTNGSAGGVTANVSNVAVQCVVTSRPIYMYVPDYNNGQILGYTIDTVTGAQSTIPGSPFAAGAQDRWITVDASGTYAFVPSESANTLSVYGINHSTGALTQLPGSPYPVGATPNSVTVNPAGTLVFIPNANSNTVSVFSINRSTGALTPVPGSPFATDSVPTKVAINPAGTFAFVADQNGTAISVYSIDASTGALTPVAGSPFSNGGNQPMGITTDPSGTHVYATNAQGNVTGFSIDQSTGVLTAIAGSPFAMGYAYQDGASMNTAFNASGTLAFVATGQDGAVLSYSVDATSGALTQIAGDIDTVGGGGAVFVTLDPTGTLLFEANFIHITVGIKQINQTTGALTDIPGSPFGVGARPYDIAIVQP
- a CDS encoding autotransporter domain-containing protein, with product MYESDWLLREADDGSFLAGHRDIAGVYFAHGNSNLDVDGLVTNAAATAYVLTRTGKLNLDAYSGGAYWTHYGPTGWYVDAAFQGTSYQGEATTQSARLPTTGNGFVTSVEAGYPVPLPLGPGFVLEPQIQVIDDVQRG
- a CDS encoding rhodanese-like domain-containing protein, coding for MSPVSTVPPADSAAALAHFSTLLSFETDCADVQAALESADPLSVDFVLLDVRSPALFARGHVPGAVNLLHGKIVASKLAGYSPDTLFVTYCAGPHCNGATRAAIKLAQLGRPVKVMIGGVTGWLDEGFQLATGNEKK